CAAGGTGCTGATCCATAGTTTTCGCTTGCTTGACCAGCTCACGCTGGTGGCTGCGGCAGCACTGATCATCTACTTCCGTCCGGAGATCGCCCTTTTCGGCGGTCATCCGACCACTCCGGCCACACCCCGGATCACCGATACCATCGGCGTGCTGATCCTGGCCCTCGGCTGGGTCGGTATCTTCGCCTACACCATCCGTTACAAGGCCGACCGTTTCGTCGCGCTGACCACCCAGATCAAGGATCTGGTCAAGGCCACCACGCTGGCAGCGTTCTGGCTGATGCTCGTCAGCGGGATCTTCGCGGTCGGCAGCTTCAATACCCTCAACATCCTGTTCTTCTGGAGCGCGGTCACCGGTGCCGGAGTCATCAGCCGGCTGGCCCTGCGGCTGGTGCTGATGAGCGCCCGGCGCTCAGGTTACAACTACCGCTACCTGCTGATCATCGGAGCCAACTCGCGTGCCAACGAAGTGGCCGACAAGATCGACGCCAAGCCGGAGCTTGGCTACAAGATCATCGGCTTCGTCGCCGAGAACGAAAGCACCCGCCAGACTTGGAGCGAGCGAAACAGCCACCGCGGCGAAGTGCTGGGAACGCTGGATGAACTCCAGGGCGTGCTCAAGCGCGAGCGAGTCGATGAGATGATGGTCTGCCTCCCGGTGGAGTCGCGCTTCAGCGACATCGTCACCGTCGTCCAGCACGCCCGCGACCTCGGCGTGGTGGTGCGCCTGATGCCGGATCTGCAAGATGAGTCGCTGTTCAAGAACGTCCACCTCGAGGAATTCGAAGGCGAGGCCGTCGTCACGATGTTCCGCGAGCAGATGCTGCTGCAACTGCTCGCCAAGCGTATGGTGGACGCCGCGCTTTCCTTGACCGCACTGATCGTGCTCGCCCCGCTGATGCTGGTGGTGGCAATCCTGATCAAGGTCACCAGCCCCGGTCCGGTGTTCTTTGCCCAGGACCGCGTCGGCATGAACCAGCGTAGCTTCCGCATCTACAAGTTCCGCTCGATGGTGGTGGACGCCGAAGCGAAGAAGAAGGAACTCGCCCACCTCAACGAGATTGCCGATGGCCCGGCCTTCAAGATGAAGGACGATCCGCGGATCACCCGGATCGGTCGCTTCATCCGCAAGACCAGCATCGACGAGCTGCCCCAGCTCTTCAACGTGCTGCACGGCGAGATGAGCCTGGTCGGCCCGCGCCCGCCGCTCCCGGATGAGGTGAAGAAGTACGAGTGGCTCTTCCGCAAGCGCCTCTCCGTGAAGCCTGGTATCACCTGCGTCTGGCAAATCAGCGGCCGCAGCAACACCACCTTCGAGCGTTGGATGCAGATGGACAGCGAGTACATCGACAACTGGTCCATCTGGCTCGACTTCAAGATCCTGGTCAAAACCGTGCCCGCCGTCTTGTTCGGCCGCGGAGCGTCATGATGCATTCCTGCCGATAAGCATCGTCTGGACACACCCATGCCCTCCCTTTCCAAAGTCCTGAATTTCGCCGGATCGATCCTCGATCCCCGGTCGTATCTTCACATCCTCAGACTGATCCACTACAGCGGCTACAGCCATGTCCGCGAGCGGGGCAAGATCAGGAAAGGAAAGGGATCGGGCATCGCCCCGAATGCTTCGCTGCGAAACGGCGAGCGCATCGAGATGGGACGCGACTGTCACATCGGCGAACGCTGCTACCTGTGGGCCGGCGACTCGACCGGCCGCATCATCCTCGGGAACTTCGTGTCCCTCGCGCCCGAGGTTTTCATCACTGCTTCCGACTATCGCTTCGAAGCCGGCAAACCCTTCCGGCAACAACCGAAGAACGAACGCGACATTCGCATCGGCAACGACGTGTGGCTCGGTGCCCGCGTCGTGGTCACCGCCGGCGTCACCATCGGCGATGGCTGCATCGTCGGTGCCGGTGCCGTCGTCACCAAGAATCTCCCCGCCGGCTCGATCGCCGCGGGAGTCCCCGCCCGGGTCATCGGAACACGAGAACCCGTCACTGCTGTTGAATCATCCCCCCCATGAAAGCCGACGTAGCCATCGTCATCGTGTCCTACAATTCGCAGGACCACATCGGAGCCTGCCTCGAAAGCGTATTCGCCCAGAGGAAGTCCGTCACCCAACAGGTCATCGTGGTCGATAACGACTCCCGCGATGATACCGTCAATTTCATCCGCACGAACTTCCCGGAAGTCGAACTGGTGCTGCCCGGCACCAACCTCGGCTTCGCCAAGGGAGTGAATCTCGGAGTGAAGCATTCCAACGCGGAGTACGTGCTGCTCTTGAATCCCGACACCGTGATTCTCGACAACGCCGTGGACGTGATCGTGGATTTCGCCCGCAAGAATCCGAACCACGGTCTCTACGGCGGACGCACCTTGCGCCCGGATGGCAGCCTCGAGCCCTCCTCGTGCTGGGGTCGTCCCACCTTGTGGAGCATGACCTTGTTCGCCTTCGGCCTGACCACCATCGCACCGAAGAACCGCTTCCTCGACCCAGAGTCCCTCGGCTCCTGGCAACGCGACACCGTCCGCGAGGTCGGCGTCATCACCGGCTGCTTCCTGCTTTCTCCCACGGAAGTGTGGAACAAGCTCGGCGGCCTCGATGAACGCTACTTCATGTATGGTGAGGATGCGGATCTCGCGATGCGTGCCCACGCCGCCGGCTACCGCCCGGTCATCTGTCCGGACGCAACGCTGATCCACGAAGTGGGCGCCTGCTCCGACACGCCGGTCCACAAGACGATGCTGCTCTACCGCGGCAAGGCGAGTCTGGTCCGCACCCACTGGACCGGTCTGGCCCAATGGCTCGGCCTGTTCTTCCTAGCCACTGGCACCGGGCTGCGCGCTGCGCTCAGCAAGGTGAAGGCCAAGCCCGATTCCGCAAACAGTGCCGCCGCCCGCTGGCAAACGCTGTGGGCGGAGCGCAACAAGTGGATCTGCGGCTACGGCAGCCCCACCGCTTGAGTGAATCAGCGCCCCATCACACCCATGATCAGCGTTGTCATTCCCAGCTATAACCGCCGCGACTGCGTGCTCGCGCTGTTGGCCGACGTCTATGCCCAGCAAGGCGTGGAGATGGAGGTCATCGTCGTCGATGACCGCTCGCCGGACGATAGCGTTGAGGCCATCCGCCGCGCTTACCCGCAGGTCACCCTGCTGGTGAACGAGAAAAACGGCGGCCCGGCCGTCACCCGCAACCGCGGCATCCGCGCGGCCAAGGGGGACATCATCGTCGGCCTCGACAGCGACGTCACGGTGCCCGACTGCCACGTGCTGGCCAACGTGGAGAAGCGCATGAAGGCGCATCCCACCGTCACCGGCCTCGCCTTCCGCCTCTACAAGCCGGACGGAAAGTCGGAAGACACCCCCCGCTGGTGGCACCCGGTGCCGATCGAGCAATACGCGGGCAAGAGCTTCCTGACTTCCTACTTCAGCGGCACCGCCTACGCGTTCCGGCGTGAGGAGCTCATCAAGGCCGGCATGTATCCCGAGATCCTCTACATGCACTACGAGGAAGTGGAACTGGCCTTCCGCATCCTGGACAACGGCGGATCGATCCTCCACTGCCCGGAACTCTCGGTCTTGCATCATGCCAACGAGGTCTCCCGCCGCAGCGAGGTCAGCGTGTTCTACAAGCCGCGCAACCAACTGCTGGTCGCCGCCGCCTGCCTGCCCGGCTGGAAGGCGCTCAAGTATGCGATCCCGCGGATGGCCTTCCAATTCATCACCGCTTGCCGGCGAGGTCACCTGAAGGACTTCATCCGCGCCATGAAGTCGGCGTCCGAGTTGATTCCCCGCCGTTTGGAGAATCGCGAGCCCCTCCGCCCGGAAACGATGCGACAAATTGACGCTCTCAAGCAGGGACTTGTTCCCTGAGAGCTGGCGTGCATTCCGCTTCATGCGCAATGTGCACACCCTCCGTAATTCCCGCAACATTTCTAAGTCACTAAAGACCAATGGTGAAATTTAACTGTTAGGACAGGAAATCGACTTGCGACTTGCTAACAGGCCGATTCTTCGGACTCTAGGATTCTCAAATTGAAAAAACTCCGGTAAATTCAAAATTCGTTAAGGATCTCTTGCGATTGTGAATTGACGGACCACGCAAAACGCGGTGCCCCCAGCCTGCGCCTTTCAGTCCGGCACCGGCCTGATCCCCCTCA
This genomic interval from Luteolibacter arcticus contains the following:
- a CDS encoding sugar transferase; the protein is MIRLRHKVLIHSFRLLDQLTLVAAAALIIYFRPEIALFGGHPTTPATPRITDTIGVLILALGWVGIFAYTIRYKADRFVALTTQIKDLVKATTLAAFWLMLVSGIFAVGSFNTLNILFFWSAVTGAGVISRLALRLVLMSARRSGYNYRYLLIIGANSRANEVADKIDAKPELGYKIIGFVAENESTRQTWSERNSHRGEVLGTLDELQGVLKRERVDEMMVCLPVESRFSDIVTVVQHARDLGVVVRLMPDLQDESLFKNVHLEEFEGEAVVTMFREQMLLQLLAKRMVDAALSLTALIVLAPLMLVVAILIKVTSPGPVFFAQDRVGMNQRSFRIYKFRSMVVDAEAKKKELAHLNEIADGPAFKMKDDPRITRIGRFIRKTSIDELPQLFNVLHGEMSLVGPRPPLPDEVKKYEWLFRKRLSVKPGITCVWQISGRSNTTFERWMQMDSEYIDNWSIWLDFKILVKTVPAVLFGRGAS
- a CDS encoding acyltransferase, whose protein sequence is MPSLSKVLNFAGSILDPRSYLHILRLIHYSGYSHVRERGKIRKGKGSGIAPNASLRNGERIEMGRDCHIGERCYLWAGDSTGRIILGNFVSLAPEVFITASDYRFEAGKPFRQQPKNERDIRIGNDVWLGARVVVTAGVTIGDGCIVGAGAVVTKNLPAGSIAAGVPARVIGTREPVTAVESSPP
- a CDS encoding glycosyltransferase family 2 protein; this encodes MKADVAIVIVSYNSQDHIGACLESVFAQRKSVTQQVIVVDNDSRDDTVNFIRTNFPEVELVLPGTNLGFAKGVNLGVKHSNAEYVLLLNPDTVILDNAVDVIVDFARKNPNHGLYGGRTLRPDGSLEPSSCWGRPTLWSMTLFAFGLTTIAPKNRFLDPESLGSWQRDTVREVGVITGCFLLSPTEVWNKLGGLDERYFMYGEDADLAMRAHAAGYRPVICPDATLIHEVGACSDTPVHKTMLLYRGKASLVRTHWTGLAQWLGLFFLATGTGLRAALSKVKAKPDSANSAAARWQTLWAERNKWICGYGSPTA
- a CDS encoding glycosyltransferase family 2 protein; protein product: MISVVIPSYNRRDCVLALLADVYAQQGVEMEVIVVDDRSPDDSVEAIRRAYPQVTLLVNEKNGGPAVTRNRGIRAAKGDIIVGLDSDVTVPDCHVLANVEKRMKAHPTVTGLAFRLYKPDGKSEDTPRWWHPVPIEQYAGKSFLTSYFSGTAYAFRREELIKAGMYPEILYMHYEEVELAFRILDNGGSILHCPELSVLHHANEVSRRSEVSVFYKPRNQLLVAAACLPGWKALKYAIPRMAFQFITACRRGHLKDFIRAMKSASELIPRRLENREPLRPETMRQIDALKQGLVP